The nucleotide window cttatgttgtgaaatcgaagcttattgcaaagtaaatcaaataaattattctgttctgtgcttagaaaagtgagatttcagacccaattttagataattcacCATCttcatggaaatggaaaatgtTGCTAAGTcacttatttgttctttttttcccatcTCCTGTGGGTccaataaatgattattgaaaaaatgcttatcaaaaaactattttgagcaacataatttagaagcaatattattaagacacaagcatttttaagagagtgatgaaatatgcatagaaatgatcaataaaatcaaaatgtgtgaaataccacaaaacagtatacttgattgttatggaaGTGCAAAGTTAAGAAAGTATTCTAAGGTTAATGTGAacttctggaaagtactttttggccactGACCAGGACCTTGTACCAATGAAGGGAGCAAGAAGGGAGAGGTGGGCCAGGGACACTGgacatcatgttgaacaaatagtaaagactAAAGAcaaattctggaaaatggatgtcctcttgagagaaaaattatgtttgtgctaccagcttgacttattactcttatctAAGCAACTTCCAGATAAAcgaaaccaaatttgattatgttagggattgcctggacagagacttggaatttggagaaattcagggcataattttcttgaattcaaatcatgtagatcattgattctcaaagagtggtctttgaaCCAACAATATCAGTGTTACACTGAGACATAAATTCTTGGACCCCCTAGAtctattgaatcagaaactcaggagaTCTCAGCAATCTCTTTTGCAACATGTCCTCTGGGTAACTCCAATGCATAGTGGAGTtcgaaaaccactgctgtggacaaacaaCCTAAGTCCCTCTAAGGCAGTCTGGCACTAACTGTGGTAgcccgttaagtgtggctcctgcaggaccatcccttgttcatcCCATCTATTAAAGGTTAGTGACAGatgaaaagataacaaatgatagggtacaattttgtatctaaaccataGTCCGTGAAAAaatctattttcagttttctaactAGAAAATACTTCTTCACTcaaatttaagctattctaaataaaaacatttttctgaattaagaagacagaGTCAAAAGACCAGGCAATaaattactaattagtggttagttaacaagaaataaattaaactattatcagaatgtcatttacggaggcaaagcatagccaagtaggtagatcatattagaaggattataagatgaatcaATACAAATCTATTCtataacactagaaattataaaatgacaaaaatttaattatcaaatgaacaaatattgtaagattccttcacagtggtttatcttcattattggaagaatGCTTCAGTACAAACTTTCTAgtctcagtttggcagaatttatcaagaattaaaaaatacggccattgacacaataatacagttaaacaatcatcttaagggaatagaaatctaagccaagaactaaagaaccaggaaatgaaaaggcaaaaggaactaagtgatggaaggagcaagagggagagatgtgagaccttgcaccaaaaataaaacttaaaacaacaaaaaaaagtatcaatAGACTCCGTTacctgaatatgaacataaaggaaaagtaacagtcaaaattttgtctggaataatggaatttttgaaaaaacaggagagtaagaaaaggaaactaattttacagaaagaatgttaacttctattttggattactgaaatggcagtaggccatggaaatgaaaggagctaagtagcagagggaattggtgatatgAAGTTTTAGATGCAGTGGCTtctgattcatcaaataaaaataatagttgagatttcagaggtagaagaaaaaatttgaaggcagaagattaaaattaattacccagggttagaaaaaaattgtaaaaaagaagccagtaaagatggGGGGtagggctcatgagtagttaaggtagggatgaaggaggagaaaaaccatggtaatgtggttatataacatgagaataacatagaaggaaggggtaattattttaaagaagaaagtgaaggaaaacagcaataggtaatgatGAGGACCAAATACAGCAAAGAGCTTatagtttgctgaaactgaagggacattgggattgaccattatGAGGTCATtgtgattgctaaatatagtgcatttggtgaatacaaaatgtagagggtgaaagaagcaatgtatgaaaatatttaaacacaagaaagaatagattcaggcatttggtaaatgtaaaatatagtaggcaaaAAATgtatagcagtgcatagaaacagagacaaattcagataagtattaattttttgttcagaggcactcagttacaaaagaaattatgttctctgtttcaattattatcagcataacaggaggaaatattatgcatcctgtattttgaaagataggtgcatttgaacagttgagagtagctatacatcaaagtagctatcatggaaATGTTTTAGGGGTTGAaatccattaattaagtaaaatttctaaaaaatttgtcaaagtactgttggcattaacagacaatttaactttatgaattatggcttgtcgtGTAGTTCTATGTACTACTTCAAACGCATATTTGGCtaaacaatatttcagattttactgTTAAGAGTTATTCtctgttaggtaaacatttatactgttttcaattatttgagtttaattttacaagagatttattgaaaagtttagtgtgtTGTAAATTTACATATTGTACAATAAGaagcagttttgagaggctaaaatatgtagatacatttactttcagaactttttagacttaagtcacattatatttatttgatGGCAATAGGAAAATTGTTTGTTGATCCCATGTAAAACATACAGAGatatgtgtttatacagatagtatttttgataaattgatgagatttattttgtttttgtcaggctataacctatttttaacctgtcctcaaaatataaataataacaagtaaaattaaCTATAAtgatctttttcacaatggctgaaaaaattgaattatttttaagattcataatctatgcttaaaatttggaagaagatacatacttctggattagaattggctagatataaaatagttgacAGATATCTAGAAAATTATCACTCTCATagattggtttattttgtaactgGGTACAATACATGGAtactggcaaattgggtaaataaggtctgccatagatacaaatttaaacatatttgtaccaatttaatagtttgttggcccctttataggtacttttgcacAGCCAAATTctgtatcaaattatttatataaaaatgaataatttttatacatgactaagatatttgaatatttgaaaagcAATTTCATCTACcctttatttttatgtactaatatattttggtagcctctgtttagatcaatttcatctactctttattttatactttgtataTACTAATATATTTCAGTTTAGATCATTTGGAAAAGATTTTTATTAGCATTTCTCACGTTTTCAggcaactctttttttcccattatttggctatcactagttaccaatgtttattttttcaagtaatatGACCCTTGttatcaacaattatgacatgCAGTCAACAATGTGATTGATAGaaaccttaagaaaattacctgttctgattacttctcagtaaacaggagatgctaacatgaccatatagaaatagtgtgtgagaattaaatcaaaaatTATGTGTGAATCTGCAATATATAATTCATTAGCTTAAATAACTAAgaagcaaaatcccatctggctataattgggagagatactcactaatggaagacaggaagtagtattaatctgatttctacaggaccagggagggtttttattggttgagcctaagttggaGACTGTTCTATTCCCATCTGAAGGATTTGGTGCCATAGAACACCAGTCACTGCCATgcaattctgaaaatcattgaatagcaacgcTCAATGTACAtcaagcagaagtcccattgccaggtaatagaggtctttagcttgtgcctatgagccttcattggagaggagagaatagtctcaatatccatgcaaatgggaacagcagaaacACAAGTcataaaacttaattttaaaaaactctactaaaaatttacatgtgactatgcatatactatgacccagaaactcaatagaaatgtgtacatgtgtttaaaaaagtgtactgaaatgtttgtgttagcagtattcaaaatagccacacactggagatcactcaaatgctcagaaaatgtagaagagataaattaattattgcacattcatgcaatGTAATAACTATTAAgtaataagattgaactacaactgTGGGCcatagttaaatgactctccaaaatacaatGTTGAGTAaagaaatctagacacaaaaagtacatactgtataattccactcataaaaagtagaaaagagggaatttttttgtgactcttggagtggaagagacgaactTCAAAGACactagcaatatttcttatctgatttgactattggctacatgggtattaacatataatacattctccaaatgtattacatgttaataaaaatttaaaaatcaatttttcattgtcacaaagaaagaatggttattttcaataattcatattaaaaacccaaatctaaggaagtttccattgtgacacagagcattgtaagacaaggagtaTGTAATAAACGGaggaggaattagaaacaaaaagaagactcagaggaaataaaagggagagaTATCCACTTATTAATGGCACAAacacatgtttctttgccacacatctgtggaaagggttactccataccatagaatggaataattaaagactcattatctctATGGTGTGTTTTGTTTCTAGCTGGTTGCCTCTAAAGTTttgttacctatcaaggaaattgcttagtgtttgcttcccgttatgtagcttaggtattctcaattatccctcccttctttataatgtgttgtgttgAATCACTCTTTCATAaaatatcaaagaattgcaaaataatatttttgtgcatAGAATTATATGATATAgttaaaagcaaccatttcagaaaaacatgctaattaacaacagatcaaacacttaacgaaaggaattctcgcctggtcttactctgtctcacaaatgtgcctgacaacgtaatagacacttgataggttctgataaaACTAAAGCACAGATCAGatgaaaggtccaaacatacaccaaacacatagctaaAAAGCAAAGTTGAAAAAGatattcatggtctgtgcttggtagaatggattatctcaaaCTACTAATACTTGTCGGAAATACTTAAAGGTCAAATAgttaattgtagacataaaaaagttgcatctccatatttggttttcagttgattcagtgggaatcattttatttttgaatccaTATAGTTagaaactcttcctttttgaaaatgcttaaaaatgtttttctgccacaagcaactctttctaccatattttatactagttagaaccattatttgggttttcttaaaatataaggatatgaatttagctaaagaaatgagtaggggtatgctagttgcaattTAACTAGGATGGATAAATGTCCATGATAAGGATATTTGAAAAGagtgaactgccatattgattATACACATTAGCATATACTTTATACTCttctcaaagatccagaaaaggtagagtgaaaaagacaaattgcattatacattattttctgctattgattatttttactatttacaacttgtggtattttgggtaaaaatgagacattcttgtataacacatgaacaattttgaaaacaatgagtaaattattattgctttaacattttctcattgaacttgtcaatttagagacactatcctaaAACCaactctatggaaagatgttataatgtaaaggaagttaaattagcaagaagtaatacaatgTTAGTTACAATATgttccaatttttcaaaatagtgatatattacacataaaaacagtttgtaaagctatatctgaaaaaatcagcagtagtagttttctgtagatattaaattttaccatcatAAATgtggtgtagagaattatagtaacacttgaattggaatcatggtgcctccacttaaaaactggttgccttttgttaaacatttcacttctttgtttttctgttttttcataaatctagtgaatataataatgggctctccttttgcagggttttgtagagcagtcaataattttaaaaaagtacttacaatgccaaaattattcaataagatttagctattattttactaatattttatgttagctagtatttcaaacttcgagatctttcacctttaatttaatatgcaattgatggtgttcaacaaaattttacctatgttttaccaaaacaaaatattttctaaatgcttcacaatttaaaataaagcaaaatgtttaaaaaattgattaaatgaagtgaaacaaaaaataaaaaagttgcctgaaaattctaaaattactgtagttatatatatttaatatgaagtatttggtattcagcttattaattGATATCAGTCCTTAAGAGTTaatctcaacagtagtaaaactgcactgttgtggtaaagacacatgcaagttccatgaaacTTTTACCAACAtcaagtgaataactttacagaataaatagacacagttatttataccagtaatctctttaaagtgaagTTTTGCTACAAAATTATGACATCTTAttggcaagctcacatcttgttattgagtgtCACTGGAATGGAGCAAAGTACATGTAGGATGGAGCatgagtaagtgcttgtgcatttttgctttctcactggctcctctccctccaccatgagatcatacctgggttagtatgctaaataatgagaaattaGAACAAAGGTGAATACtctcagctgagggcaaactatgtcaaccaatgtctacttgacccaccagctgaaaaccgatgcatgtgtaagatcaacttctcccagctcagataggcaggaCCACTTAACTAacctatagacatttgaaaaataagaaatgattgttttaagccattaaatttggaggtggtatgttataaaaagttatggcagtgataactaacagatactctctcatactaggatggcatgataaagatatgtgggacagtaactggtgagggataaagggatgagtgagccttatatttttaaagaaagggaatatacacacatatacagagagaaataataatagacttgcttatttaattgtgtactaattatcttatccaagacaggtaggggaagtgctgtacaatttCTTGAATAGGCAggagagaataggatcagcccaagtggatagtgttgaaacccacaagaacggataagtttatctagtaagtgattatattggaaaaattgttccgaggacaggtttttttcacactctaacctattgGGAGTACATgtaaattctcttctggcacataatttttagagttgttaatggagatttaggacataacatgcattaaaatgccttgtctactgggtgtccaaaataagttgcaACCTTTATGTGTTTCTTGTCtgccttcaatgtctatataaacttcttaagagccttaGCATTCcaaaattcagataatgaccattAAAACAcagcttttatttcttctaagcctgaaagctacacattgttttagttaaattcttaatttcttccaaagtataaattttgtagagataataTTGCTATCCTTTAATCCaatatttaggaagtatgccatttaattttatgtaagttgcttaatTTTTTCACACTGTTATTTCAAGAAATTCTATTTCCTAAAACATACCAAGGGAGACTTGGATAAggataaaaatactaaattacatgcataatacaaaattaaaaatcagtaagtGACATTTTTCAAGTTATATAAACTTGTCTTACATTTGTAGTAGGTattttcgtgttactattagctggattaGTAGTAATACCAGTTGAAGTCCTCACTTTCCAAATTTCCAGATGATAGAGgacaaagtattttgccatcatggccttcagatttcataaagaaagtgcttacatttctcttattaaatgaatcctctgaactcctaaaatgtataaactttatgagtatgtggaacatgagcctccctctctgccttctgctttcagaatgatgtcagtgcttgaaaacggaaaacagttcagcgtctttaggggttcctgatccaacaattacttattccattaaTCTTCTGTAggagcatttctgatgatgtttgaatttgactttcagtctgagccaaatgtatatggcttttttttctgcttagtattcattgtcaCACTTTCTCTTgcaattataaaaaactgttgtgaagcaaacaaaAGTgggtaagttacctcaaatcttttcatgcatCAGCacccatgactgtggaagaggcagtagtttattttcgcatgaagTACGTCGAGTTTCTgaagtcaaactatacaaagctgggctgcacctaattattggtgTAAATTACATAAAGCGTCtgaacagtgataatttagaagactcaaagcattgctattcacttaaatctgaagaggatctgactggacgcgtatctctgacaaaaagtctgAGTGCCATATAGATAATCTGACTTGGACACATGTATCTATGACAAAAAGTCTGAGAGCCATATAGATGCTTATAGTGGCTCTCATTGATTCTCGGCCAATAACTTCGCTgtgcccctctctgcgcctgcgcccgGCGCTGTGCCCCCCCCCCCCACTCTGCGCCTGCGCCCGGCGCTGTGCCCCCCTCCCACCTCTGCGCCTGCGCCCGGCGCTGTGCCCCCCTCTCTGCGACTGCGCCCGGCGCTGTGcccccctctctgcgcctgcgcccgGCGCTGTGCCTTTGCGAGGGCGGAGCTGCATTCTCCTTAGCGCAGACCCGGAGAGCATCGCGAGGGCGGAGCTGAGTTCTCTGTACAGACTTCGGAGGTACAGCGAAGGCGGAGCAGTGTTCTGGTCAGCACAGACCTCGGCGGGCGGGCTGGGgcaccgcgagggcggagctgcgttcTGCTCTGCACAGATCCGGGGGACACCGCGACGGCAGAACAGCATTCTCCTCAGCACAGATCTTGGGGGCACTGCCTCGCTTTGGGACAACTCGGGGCCGCATCGACGGTGagtaaaatccttcctgtttgcagccctgaataatcagggtcagagaccagttagaagggtTCAGTGTGGAAAACGGGAAACCAAAAGCCCCTCTGAATCTTGCCCACCGAGGTTCTCCCCAGCCAAGGCGAGGCAGCCGCAGTGCGAGATCCACACCGCAGCCTCGGAAGACAA belongs to Symphalangus syndactylus isolate Jambi chromosome 4, NHGRI_mSymSyn1-v2.1_pri, whole genome shotgun sequence and includes:
- the LOC129480835 gene encoding uncharacterized protein, whose translation is MLIVALIDSRPITSLCPSLRLRPALCPPPPLCACARRCAPLPPLRLRPALCPPLCDCARRCAPLSAPAPGAVPLRGRSCILLSADPESIARAELSSLYRLRRSGGHRDGRTAFSSAQILGALPRFGTTRGRIDVKEDGHGDSSMLGVVGAGHQRELLCAWLLGARACGPLACLTVVGGGGDRDCSTTRVVFLALPAQLLCARRRRHLEPATPRLASLQVGGSNGDCSAPEW